From Halorubrum salinarum, the proteins below share one genomic window:
- a CDS encoding DUF7261 family protein, which yields MADVRTRSGGDRSDATTGATTESGASAGRTPPDRADWGRRGRDVRESPDEDRGQIILITGLTLAVLFVAVVLLLNTVIYTENLATRGVDAGGAEAVEFRDGSVEDLAGILYREHRNGSANATAPFLASAERYGRTVGGLRARDGVVADVRVNASTVDSGHFIAQNETDAGFRNMTAPDGTTADWTVAGGVNRTRNYRLTVDSTSVATSAGAAFTVVADGAGGNWSVSLSNDAADAIDVTVRNETDTVSETFLHDSGENVTIDLTAGTVDGQRFPALVWAEGVQNGSEPYDSYDVRYENGTEARGTYHLVVDERDGTSPLTDSSRPYVVEGIYSVEVEVLHRTPGLTYGDTVRLAPGERDA from the coding sequence ATGGCAGATGTGAGAACGCGCTCCGGCGGCGACCGGAGCGACGCGACGACGGGGGCGACGACCGAGAGCGGCGCGTCCGCCGGGCGCACGCCCCCCGACCGCGCCGACTGGGGGCGCCGCGGCCGCGACGTGAGGGAGAGCCCCGACGAGGACCGCGGGCAGATCATCCTGATCACGGGGCTGACCCTCGCTGTGCTGTTCGTCGCGGTCGTCCTCCTGTTGAACACCGTCATCTACACCGAGAACCTCGCGACCCGCGGGGTCGACGCGGGCGGGGCGGAGGCGGTCGAGTTCCGCGACGGCTCCGTGGAGGACCTCGCCGGGATCCTGTACCGCGAACACCGGAACGGCTCGGCCAACGCGACGGCCCCCTTCCTCGCGAGCGCGGAGCGCTACGGCCGGACGGTCGGGGGCCTCCGGGCGCGCGACGGCGTGGTCGCCGACGTGCGCGTGAACGCCTCCACCGTCGACTCGGGGCACTTCATCGCGCAGAACGAGACCGACGCCGGGTTCCGCAACATGACGGCGCCGGACGGGACGACCGCGGACTGGACCGTCGCGGGCGGGGTTAATCGAACGCGCAACTACCGGCTGACCGTCGACTCGACGTCCGTCGCGACCAGCGCGGGGGCCGCGTTCACCGTCGTGGCCGACGGAGCGGGCGGGAACTGGTCGGTCTCGCTGTCGAACGACGCGGCCGACGCGATCGACGTGACTGTGCGCAACGAGACCGACACCGTCTCCGAGACCTTCCTCCACGACTCGGGCGAGAACGTCACGATCGACCTGACCGCCGGCACGGTGGACGGCCAGCGGTTCCCCGCACTCGTCTGGGCGGAGGGCGTTCAGAACGGGAGCGAGCCGTACGACTCGTACGACGTTCGCTACGAGAACGGCACCGAGGCGCGGGGGACGTACCACCTCGTCGTCGACGAGCGCGACGGGACCTCCCCCCTCACCGACTCCTCGCGCCCGTACGTCGTCGAGGGGATATACAGCGTCGAGGTCGAGGTCCTCCACCGGACGCCGGGGCTGACGTACGGCGACACGGTCCGGCTCGCGCCGGGTGAGCGCGATGCGTGA
- a CDS encoding transcription factor S, with translation MKFCDECGSMMKSGEGEDHWVCDSCGHEIGRDEGDDEWTTESQVESEIVDVSDAEDKGLPTTTAQCPECDNDQAYWYMQQIRAADESETRFFVCTECEHKWREDDH, from the coding sequence ATGAAGTTCTGCGACGAGTGCGGATCCATGATGAAGTCCGGCGAGGGCGAGGACCACTGGGTGTGCGACTCCTGCGGCCACGAGATCGGGCGCGACGAGGGCGACGACGAGTGGACGACCGAGTCGCAGGTGGAGTCGGAGATCGTCGACGTGAGCGACGCCGAGGACAAGGGGCTCCCGACGACGACGGCCCAGTGTCCCGAGTGCGACAACGACCAGGCGTACTGGTACATGCAGCAGATCCGCGCGGCCGACGAGTCCGAGACCCGCTTTTTCGTCTGTACCGAGTGCGAGCACAAGTGGCGCGAAGACGACCACTGA
- a CDS encoding DUF7266 family protein, with the protein MRDGPGGTDRAVSVTVGYVMTLAVSTLLLSGLFVAGGSFVESERERAAQGELTVVGERVAADLGTVDRLVASGASRGDLTVNRSLTLPDRVSGTSYRIRVSANGTEGTVALESDRSDTVVEVPFRSTEDVAVRNATVDGGDLRIWWDPDAGADGEVVVSAA; encoded by the coding sequence ATGCGTGACGGCCCGGGCGGGACGGACCGCGCGGTGTCGGTCACCGTCGGCTACGTGATGACGCTCGCCGTCTCGACCCTGCTGCTCTCCGGCCTGTTCGTCGCCGGCGGGTCGTTCGTCGAGTCGGAGCGCGAACGCGCGGCGCAGGGGGAGCTCACCGTCGTCGGCGAGCGGGTCGCGGCCGACCTCGGCACCGTCGACAGGCTGGTCGCGAGCGGGGCGTCCCGAGGGGATCTCACGGTGAACCGGTCCCTGACGCTCCCGGACAGGGTGTCCGGGACCAGCTATCGGATCCGAGTGAGCGCGAACGGCACCGAAGGGACGGTCGCGCTCGAGAGCGACCGGAGCGACACGGTCGTCGAGGTCCCGTTCCGCTCGACCGAGGACGTGGCGGTTCGGAACGCGACCGTCGACGGCGGCGACCTCCGGATCTGGTGGGACCCCGACGCCGGGGCCGACGGCGAAGTGGTGGTGAGCGCGGCGTGA
- a CDS encoding hydantoinase/oxoprolinase family protein: MGGDTADGRATDARAVGVDVGGTFTDVALALDDRLVTAKVPSTDDQSEGVAAGIEKACEAAGIDPESVTEFSHAMTVSVNALLEGDGARTALVTTEGFRDVLEIGRQTRPSLYDLDAEKPAPLVPRRRRFEVSERATVDGIERPVDDAAIESLVADLRDADVESVAVCLLHAYAHPENEDRLAEALRDALDAPVSASNEVLPEFREYERTSTTVVDAYVRPAIDGYVGRLTERARDLGLPQPRIMQANGGVTDAETVRRNAVTTVLSGPAAGVVGASATAATEAERDGLITFDMGGTSSDVSLVRDGEVERTTESTIADRPIGTPMVDVETVGAGGGSIAWVDAGGALRIGPRSAGADPGPACYGKGGTEPTVTDADLVLGYVGADTDLGGDLSLDAAAAREALADLADEAGMDGPVAAALGVHRVANADMTRAIRSVTVERGHDPRGFGLVAFGGAGPMHAVAIADALDVRRVVVPRASGVLSAYGLLAADETRDAVRTRQAPLAEVDPDAVEAVYGELTEGLSDEVSDPAAARVEYAADCRYAGQSFELTVDVDRPFDPAAVGERFAAAHESAYGYRADEPVELVNCRATATVPRTAPAVGVDAPEDPGPRTTREAVFPDGARETPVYDRDRFPLGEAVEGPVVVEGPESTVVVPPGWAMRLRGDGALVAEVSEA, encoded by the coding sequence ATGGGCGGCGATACGGCGGACGGCCGGGCGACGGACGCGCGAGCCGTCGGCGTCGACGTCGGCGGGACGTTCACCGACGTCGCGCTCGCGCTCGACGACCGCCTCGTCACCGCGAAGGTGCCGAGCACCGACGACCAGAGCGAGGGCGTCGCGGCCGGCATCGAGAAGGCCTGCGAGGCGGCCGGGATCGACCCCGAGAGCGTGACCGAGTTCTCCCACGCGATGACCGTCTCCGTCAACGCGCTCCTGGAGGGCGACGGCGCGCGGACCGCGCTCGTGACGACCGAGGGCTTCCGCGACGTGCTGGAGATCGGCCGGCAGACCCGGCCGTCGCTGTACGACCTCGACGCCGAGAAGCCGGCGCCCCTCGTTCCCCGGCGCCGCCGGTTCGAGGTCTCCGAGCGCGCGACCGTCGACGGGATCGAGCGGCCGGTCGACGACGCGGCGATCGAGTCGCTCGTCGCCGACCTCCGCGACGCCGACGTCGAGTCCGTCGCGGTGTGCCTGCTCCACGCCTACGCCCACCCCGAGAACGAGGACCGCCTCGCCGAGGCGCTGCGCGACGCGCTCGACGCGCCCGTCTCGGCCTCCAACGAGGTGCTGCCGGAGTTCCGCGAGTACGAGCGCACCTCCACCACGGTCGTCGACGCCTACGTCCGCCCGGCGATCGACGGCTACGTCGGGCGCCTCACCGAGCGGGCGCGGGACCTCGGGCTGCCGCAGCCGCGGATCATGCAGGCCAACGGCGGCGTCACCGACGCCGAGACGGTCAGGCGGAACGCCGTGACGACCGTGCTCTCCGGGCCCGCCGCCGGGGTCGTGGGCGCGAGCGCGACGGCCGCGACCGAAGCCGAGCGCGACGGGCTGATCACCTTCGACATGGGCGGCACTTCCAGCGACGTGAGCCTCGTCCGGGACGGGGAGGTGGAGCGGACGACGGAGTCGACGATCGCCGACCGGCCGATCGGCACCCCGATGGTCGACGTCGAGACCGTGGGCGCCGGCGGCGGGTCGATCGCGTGGGTCGACGCCGGGGGCGCGCTCCGCATCGGCCCGCGCTCCGCGGGCGCGGACCCCGGCCCGGCCTGCTACGGCAAGGGGGGCACGGAGCCGACCGTCACCGACGCGGACCTCGTGTTGGGGTACGTCGGCGCGGACACCGACCTCGGCGGCGACCTGTCGCTCGACGCGGCGGCCGCCCGCGAGGCGCTCGCCGACCTCGCCGACGAGGCGGGGATGGACGGCCCGGTCGCGGCCGCGCTCGGCGTCCACCGCGTCGCGAACGCCGACATGACCCGCGCGATCCGCTCCGTCACGGTCGAACGCGGCCACGACCCGCGCGGGTTCGGTCTCGTCGCGTTCGGCGGCGCCGGCCCGATGCACGCGGTCGCGATCGCCGACGCCCTCGACGTCAGGCGCGTCGTCGTGCCGCGCGCCTCCGGCGTCCTGTCGGCGTACGGCCTGCTCGCGGCCGACGAGACGCGCGACGCGGTGCGGACCCGTCAGGCCCCCCTCGCCGAGGTCGACCCCGACGCGGTCGAGGCCGTCTACGGGGAGCTGACCGAGGGGCTGTCGGACGAGGTCAGCGACCCGGCGGCCGCGCGCGTCGAGTACGCGGCGGACTGCCGCTACGCCGGACAGAGCTTCGAACTGACCGTCGACGTCGACCGACCGTTCGACCCCGCGGCGGTCGGCGAGCGGTTCGCGGCGGCCCACGAGTCGGCGTACGGCTACCGCGCCGACGAGCCGGTCGAACTGGTGAACTGCCGCGCGACGGCGACCGTCCCGCGGACGGCCCCGGCGGTCGGCGTCGACGCGCCCGAGGACCCCGGCCCGCGGACGACGCGGGAGGCGGTGTTCCCCGACGGCGCCCGGGAGACGCCGGTCTACGACCGCGACCGGTTCCCGCTCGGCGAGGCCGTCGAAGGGCCGGTCGTCGTCGAGGGCCCGGAGAGCACGGTCGTCGTCCCGCCGGGGTGGGCGATGCGGCTCCGCGGCGACGGCGCGCTGGTCGCGGAGGTGAGCGAGGCGTGA
- a CDS encoding DUF7289 family protein, with translation MNGGERGATAERAQSEVLGTVLLLGLTVAVVGTTVALGGAALDDSQASADLQRVEGAMTQVDSKASLVAHGESPAQRVRLDVGRSADFRVDGDAGWMRIEVTTSENPNATNRTIPLGAVTYERDGETIAYQGGGVWRSRGGGSEMVSPPEFHYRGSGGTETLTLPLVTIGNGSAPIGDAVRITDTGGRSERVFPSPNGSNPLLGGNVTITVQSDYADAWGRFFETRTSASVTDVSDRRVEVRLRTTTVHPTLSAGVSATGRSTFDTGGVDELYADSYDSGLGSYDDQTPSDGAVIQTRDQFRLTAGGGGNTQSITIRGDLIAESYNIPPGQADKLNVTGERRTETAFDDVASVDGAISQRIEGVRDRDLAANGDYRGGDIDLSGTQTEVIENDTYVDGDVSVADDATLTVTDGATLHVAGGLSVSADAGGVDLDTGGGEVEVLVEESTTVSGDATVRATGGGQATLYVDDTLAVRNTASVTSAADTRLEVQNTAGIDLEDSAVVAADEDVAENLWVYSSGDRIDVTADDDVPVRFGGVFYAPQSTTELAGNMTIKGSFTFELFEFDDAEIRIHYDESLATQQPFEGDSVPVVSHLHVSVHEVAIKSE, from the coding sequence ATGAACGGAGGCGAGCGCGGAGCGACCGCCGAGCGCGCCCAGAGCGAAGTGCTCGGGACGGTCCTCCTGTTGGGGCTGACGGTCGCCGTCGTCGGCACCACCGTCGCGCTCGGCGGCGCCGCGCTCGACGACTCGCAGGCGTCGGCGGACCTCCAGCGCGTCGAGGGCGCGATGACGCAGGTGGACTCGAAGGCCAGCCTCGTCGCGCACGGCGAGTCGCCCGCCCAGCGCGTCCGCCTGGACGTGGGCCGGAGCGCCGACTTCCGGGTCGACGGCGACGCGGGGTGGATGCGCATCGAGGTGACGACGAGCGAGAACCCGAACGCCACGAACAGGACCATCCCGCTCGGAGCGGTGACCTACGAGCGCGACGGCGAGACGATCGCGTACCAGGGCGGCGGCGTCTGGCGGTCGCGCGGCGGCGGCTCCGAGATGGTCTCGCCGCCGGAGTTCCACTACCGCGGGAGCGGCGGGACCGAGACGCTCACCCTCCCGCTCGTGACGATCGGGAACGGCTCCGCGCCGATCGGCGACGCGGTCCGCATCACCGACACGGGCGGCCGGTCCGAGCGGGTGTTCCCTTCGCCGAACGGCTCGAACCCGCTCCTCGGCGGCAACGTCACGATCACGGTCCAGAGCGACTACGCGGACGCGTGGGGACGCTTCTTCGAGACCCGGACGAGCGCGTCGGTGACCGACGTCAGCGACCGACGGGTGGAGGTCCGGCTCCGGACCACCACGGTCCATCCCACGCTGAGCGCCGGGGTCTCCGCGACGGGCCGATCGACGTTCGACACCGGTGGCGTCGACGAGCTGTACGCCGACAGCTACGACTCGGGGCTCGGCTCGTACGACGACCAGACGCCGAGCGACGGGGCGGTCATCCAGACGCGCGACCAGTTCCGGCTCACCGCGGGCGGAGGCGGTAACACCCAGTCGATCACGATCCGCGGGGACCTGATCGCCGAGTCCTACAACATCCCGCCCGGGCAGGCGGACAAGCTGAACGTCACCGGAGAGCGGCGCACGGAGACCGCGTTCGACGACGTGGCGTCTGTCGACGGCGCGATCAGCCAGCGGATCGAGGGCGTTCGGGACCGGGACCTCGCCGCGAACGGCGACTACCGCGGGGGCGACATCGACCTCTCCGGCACCCAGACGGAGGTGATAGAGAACGACACGTACGTCGACGGCGACGTATCGGTCGCCGACGACGCGACTCTCACGGTCACCGACGGCGCGACGCTCCACGTCGCGGGCGGCCTGAGCGTCTCCGCGGACGCGGGCGGCGTCGACCTCGACACCGGCGGCGGCGAGGTCGAGGTGCTGGTCGAGGAGTCGACGACCGTCAGCGGCGACGCGACGGTCAGGGCGACGGGCGGCGGGCAGGCCACGCTCTACGTCGACGACACGCTCGCCGTCCGGAACACCGCGTCGGTAACGAGCGCCGCCGACACGCGGTTGGAGGTGCAAAACACCGCCGGGATCGACCTCGAAGACAGCGCCGTGGTCGCCGCCGACGAGGACGTGGCGGAGAACCTGTGGGTGTACTCCAGCGGGGACCGGATCGACGTGACGGCCGACGACGACGTCCCCGTCCGGTTCGGCGGGGTGTTCTACGCGCCCCAGAGCACGACCGAGCTCGCCGGCAACATGACGATCAAGGGGTCGTTCACCTTCGAGCTCTTCGAGTTCGACGACGCCGAGATACGGATCCACTACGACGAGTCGCTGGCGACCCAACAGCCGTTCGAGGGCGACTCGGTCCCGGTGGTGAGCCACCTCCACGTCTCCGTCCACGAGGTCGCCATCAAGTCCGAGTGA
- a CDS encoding DUF7332 family protein — protein sequence MTRPQRTRALALSLLLLAASVGVGVGAVAGQPAAPGADARAPGATVQSVGGAPADGPATVGTGADANRSSAPPITRCFTGRGYPISIGDGEGGATMQTVVHLSVLTDPAAGNEFGVETAGRLDGEPIVTLAAGVRLTGREAIANGFDPLAAFDVLYTYEMRLPMFAGAVGDADYEDDGSPIESSAGAVAC from the coding sequence ATGACGCGCCCGCAACGGACCCGCGCCCTCGCCCTCTCGCTGCTGCTGCTCGCCGCGAGCGTCGGCGTCGGCGTCGGCGCTGTCGCGGGCCAGCCCGCGGCGCCCGGAGCGGACGCCCGCGCACCAGGGGCGACCGTCCAGTCGGTCGGGGGCGCGCCCGCGGACGGTCCGGCGACCGTCGGGACCGGCGCCGACGCGAACCGGAGTTCGGCGCCGCCGATCACGCGCTGTTTCACCGGGCGGGGATATCCCATCTCGATCGGCGACGGCGAGGGCGGAGCGACGATGCAGACGGTGGTCCACCTCTCCGTGCTGACCGACCCCGCCGCGGGCAACGAGTTCGGCGTCGAGACCGCCGGGCGCCTCGACGGCGAGCCGATCGTGACGCTCGCGGCGGGGGTCAGGCTGACCGGGCGGGAGGCGATCGCGAACGGCTTCGACCCGCTCGCGGCGTTCGACGTGCTGTACACCTACGAGATGCGGCTCCCGATGTTCGCCGGCGCGGTCGGCGACGCGGACTACGAGGACGACGGGTCGCCGATCGAGTCGAGCGCCGGCGCGGTCGCCTGCTGA
- a CDS encoding alanyl-tRNA editing protein, whose protein sequence is MTERLYLADDAVTTFEATVERVLSDPHRIVLDRTHFYPTGGGQPHDTGTIRAVDGDGSTRWRVVDVEMRDTVYHEVEPADDAGGADDDAGGADDDAGDDGERVSLPEPGTAVACEVDADRRAAHSRYHTAQHLLSALLLDEFDAPTTGNQLYRDRARLDAEYDRFTDADLDRIEARLNELVADGRAVSSYTMDRETAEATLDTDRTRIDLLPDSIEELRIVEIAGADADDEPYDRTACAGTHVANTADIGEVVVTGRETKGPEEERVRFALADHVDAD, encoded by the coding sequence GTGACCGAGCGACTCTACCTCGCGGACGACGCGGTGACGACGTTCGAGGCGACCGTCGAGCGCGTCCTCTCGGACCCGCACCGGATCGTCCTCGACCGGACGCACTTCTACCCGACCGGGGGCGGCCAGCCGCACGACACCGGGACGATCCGCGCGGTCGACGGCGACGGGAGCACTCGCTGGCGCGTCGTCGACGTCGAGATGCGAGACACGGTGTACCACGAGGTCGAACCGGCCGACGACGCGGGCGGCGCGGACGACGACGCGGGCGGCGCGGACGACGACGCGGGCGACGACGGCGAGCGGGTCTCGCTCCCGGAACCGGGAACGGCGGTCGCCTGCGAGGTCGACGCCGACCGGCGCGCGGCGCACTCGCGGTACCACACCGCACAGCACCTGCTGTCGGCGCTGCTGCTCGACGAGTTCGACGCGCCGACGACCGGCAACCAGCTGTACCGCGACCGGGCGCGCCTCGACGCCGAGTACGACCGGTTCACGGACGCCGACCTCGACCGGATCGAGGCTCGGCTCAACGAGCTCGTCGCCGACGGGCGGGCGGTGTCGAGCTACACGATGGACCGCGAGACCGCGGAGGCGACGCTGGACACCGACCGGACGCGGATCGACCTCCTCCCCGACTCGATCGAGGAGCTCCGGATCGTCGAGATAGCGGGCGCGGACGCCGACGACGAGCCGTACGACCGCACCGCCTGTGCGGGGACCCACGTCGCGAACACCGCCGACATCGGGGAGGTCGTCGTCACCGGGCGGGAGACGAAGGGCCCCGAGGAGGAGCGCGTCCGCTTCGCGCTCGCCGACCACGTGGACGCGGACTGA
- a CDS encoding DUF7289 family protein, with product MSLRDAVAGLGSDDRGVSETVGFVLVFALITSTIAVTFTVGLGGLEDAQLAERDNNVERAFDVLQDNLDDVSRDGVPSRATEIQLGGGELVLEQESTFRLNHTATPGTVVETGSLTYRGAGGTRIVYENGAVFRMRGDNGVMLNEPNLLLGDTVVYSLYGLGGPAQSESGDRTVLVIGQLDTREAALDDRAATDNVTLAINSSQATVWERYYSELAAEHDHVSVSTAGGPDLTVTFDADHYERFVVHRTETRIDFSD from the coding sequence GTGAGCCTCCGCGACGCCGTCGCCGGTCTCGGCTCGGACGACCGCGGCGTGAGCGAGACGGTCGGGTTCGTGTTGGTGTTCGCGCTGATCACGTCGACGATAGCGGTCACGTTCACCGTCGGGCTGGGGGGGCTCGAAGACGCGCAGCTCGCCGAGCGCGACAACAACGTCGAGCGCGCGTTCGACGTGCTCCAGGACAACCTCGACGACGTCAGCCGCGACGGCGTGCCGAGCCGGGCCACCGAGATCCAGCTCGGCGGCGGCGAGCTGGTGTTAGAACAGGAGTCGACGTTCCGGCTCAACCACACGGCGACGCCCGGGACGGTAGTCGAAACCGGGTCGCTCACGTACCGCGGGGCCGGCGGCACGCGCATCGTGTACGAGAACGGCGCCGTCTTCCGCATGCGGGGGGACAACGGGGTCATGCTCAACGAGCCCAACCTCCTGCTCGGCGACACCGTCGTCTACTCGCTGTACGGGCTCGGCGGGCCGGCGCAGTCCGAGAGCGGCGACCGAACGGTTCTGGTGATCGGGCAGCTCGACACCCGGGAGGCCGCACTCGACGACCGGGCGGCGACCGACAACGTCACCCTGGCGATCAACTCGTCGCAGGCGACGGTCTGGGAGCGGTACTACTCGGAGCTCGCGGCGGAACACGACCACGTCTCGGTGTCGACGGCCGGCGGGCCGGACCTCACGGTGACGTTCGACGCGGACCACTACGAGCGGTTCGTCGTCCACCGCACCGAGACGCGGATCGACTTCTCCGACTGA
- a CDS encoding hydantoinase B/oxoprolinase family protein codes for MTGADLDPVTLEILRNQLESVAAEMGHVLIRGAYSPNIKERQDCSTALFDADGRMVAQAEHIPVHLGAMPDAVDAVLGKDPKPGDVFVVNDPFAGGTHLPDVTLVSTVAPRGEVVGYAVSRAHHADVGGSAPGSMPPGAREIYEEGLRLPAVRLVDGGEPNEAVRDLILANVRTPDERAADLRAQRAANARAEERVGELLDEHGDALLDAFDAVIDYSRDRIEAEIRNLPDGTYRARDALEGDGVTDGNIPVEATVTVDGASLDVDFAGTADQVDGNLNAPFSVAKSAVYFVVRAVTDPEIPPNHGCYEPVSISAPEGSLLDPRPPAAVVGGNVETSQRVTDVTLAALAEAVPEVVPAGGQGTMNNLIIGDRAGEFTYYETIAGGFGARPGKDGMDGVQVGMTNTLNTPVEALEAAYPLRVERYALRPSSGGDGRHRGGLGVERRLTVEADATVSLLTERRRTAPRGLDGGGDGALGENLIDGEPVPAKASVDVPAGTTVSVRTPGGGGHGDPAERDPEARERDRRDGKVDASGDGADDGRE; via the coding sequence GTGACGGGCGCCGACCTCGACCCGGTCACGCTGGAGATCCTCCGGAACCAGCTTGAGAGCGTCGCGGCCGAGATGGGCCACGTGCTGATCCGCGGGGCGTACTCGCCGAACATCAAGGAGCGCCAGGACTGCTCGACGGCGCTGTTCGACGCCGACGGCCGGATGGTCGCGCAGGCCGAGCACATCCCGGTCCACCTCGGGGCGATGCCGGACGCCGTCGACGCCGTCCTCGGGAAGGACCCGAAGCCGGGCGACGTGTTCGTCGTCAACGACCCGTTCGCGGGCGGGACCCACCTCCCGGACGTGACGCTCGTCTCGACGGTCGCGCCCCGCGGCGAGGTCGTCGGCTACGCGGTGTCGCGCGCGCACCACGCCGACGTGGGCGGGAGCGCGCCGGGCAGCATGCCGCCCGGCGCGCGGGAGATATACGAGGAGGGGCTCCGGCTCCCGGCGGTCCGGCTCGTCGACGGCGGCGAGCCGAACGAGGCCGTCCGCGACCTGATCCTCGCCAACGTCCGCACGCCGGACGAGCGGGCGGCGGACCTCCGGGCGCAGCGCGCCGCGAACGCGCGCGCCGAGGAGCGGGTCGGCGAGCTGCTCGACGAGCACGGCGACGCGCTCCTCGACGCGTTCGACGCCGTCATCGACTACTCGCGCGACCGGATCGAGGCCGAGATCCGGAACCTCCCGGACGGGACCTATCGCGCCCGTGACGCGCTCGAAGGCGACGGCGTGACCGACGGGAACATCCCAGTCGAGGCGACCGTCACCGTCGACGGCGCGTCGCTCGACGTGGACTTCGCCGGCACCGCCGACCAGGTCGACGGCAACCTGAACGCCCCGTTCTCGGTCGCGAAGAGCGCGGTGTACTTCGTGGTCCGCGCGGTCACCGACCCGGAGATCCCGCCGAACCACGGCTGTTACGAGCCGGTGTCGATATCGGCGCCCGAGGGGTCGCTGCTCGACCCGCGCCCGCCGGCCGCGGTCGTCGGCGGCAACGTCGAGACGAGCCAGCGCGTCACCGACGTGACGCTGGCGGCGCTCGCCGAGGCGGTCCCGGAGGTCGTCCCGGCCGGCGGTCAGGGGACGATGAACAACCTGATCATCGGCGACCGCGCCGGCGAGTTCACCTACTACGAGACCATCGCCGGCGGCTTCGGCGCCCGGCCGGGCAAGGACGGGATGGACGGCGTCCAGGTCGGGATGACGAACACGCTCAACACCCCGGTCGAGGCGCTGGAGGCGGCGTACCCGCTCCGGGTCGAGCGCTACGCCCTCCGCCCGTCGAGCGGCGGCGACGGCCGACACCGGGGCGGCCTCGGCGTCGAGCGGCGCCTCACCGTCGAGGCGGACGCGACCGTCTCGCTGCTGACGGAGCGACGCCGGACCGCGCCGCGCGGGCTCGACGGCGGCGGCGACGGCGCGCTCGGCGAGAACCTGATCGACGGGGAGCCGGTCCCGGCGAAGGCGTCCGTCGACGTCCCGGCCGGCACGACGGTCTCGGTCCGCACGCCGGGTGGCGGCGGGCACGGCGACCCCGCCGAGCGCGACCCCGAGGCGCGGGAGCGAGACCGCCGCGACGGGAAGGTCGACGCGAGCGGCGACGGAGCCGACGACGGGCGGGAGTGA
- a CDS encoding DUF7288 family protein, with product MFVEHLPDDRGQAHTLEAFTAALLLVAGLVFATQATAVTPLSASTSNQHVENQAAIAAQDVLTTAEASGELRAALLYYDDGFVGADDEYYTGLPNASHPLHGQLREAFDNRRIAFDVDVYYPAADGEGLDRTRMIDMGSPSDNAATASTRVALYGDDRFGDSDQYVLADDGPGGYFAAPVGAGDTLYTVVEVRITAWQM from the coding sequence ATGTTCGTCGAACACCTCCCGGACGACCGAGGGCAGGCACACACCTTAGAGGCGTTCACGGCGGCGCTGCTGTTGGTCGCCGGGCTCGTCTTCGCGACGCAGGCGACGGCCGTCACGCCCCTCTCGGCGAGCACGTCGAACCAGCACGTCGAGAACCAGGCGGCGATCGCGGCGCAGGACGTGCTGACGACCGCAGAGGCGAGCGGCGAACTGAGGGCGGCGCTGCTGTACTACGACGACGGCTTCGTGGGCGCCGACGACGAGTACTACACCGGGCTCCCGAACGCGTCGCACCCGCTCCACGGGCAGCTCCGCGAGGCGTTCGACAACAGGCGGATCGCGTTCGACGTCGACGTCTACTACCCGGCCGCCGACGGGGAGGGGCTCGACCGGACCCGGATGATCGACATGGGGTCGCCGAGCGACAACGCGGCGACGGCGAGCACGCGGGTGGCGCTGTACGGCGACGACCGATTCGGGGACTCGGACCAGTACGTCCTCGCCGACGACGGCCCCGGCGGGTACTTCGCCGCGCCCGTCGGCGCCGGCGACACGCTGTACACGGTCGTGGAGGTGCGCATCACCGCATGGCAGATGTGA
- a CDS encoding methylglyoxal synthase, with translation MRIALIAHDELKDEMVAFVERHTGVLDECELVTTGTTGKRIADATGLAVNRQASGPYGGDLQIGGMIADDRIDGVVFLRDPLTAQAHEPDISALLRVCDVKDVPLATNVASAELLVEGLLDCDSLD, from the coding sequence ATGCGCATCGCGCTCATCGCACACGACGAGCTGAAAGACGAGATGGTCGCGTTCGTCGAGCGACACACCGGCGTCCTCGACGAGTGCGAACTGGTCACCACCGGGACGACTGGCAAGCGCATCGCGGACGCGACCGGGCTCGCCGTGAACCGACAGGCCTCGGGGCCGTACGGCGGCGACCTCCAGATCGGCGGGATGATCGCGGACGACCGGATCGACGGGGTCGTCTTCCTCCGCGACCCCCTGACCGCGCAGGCGCACGAGCCCGACATCTCGGCGCTGCTGCGGGTCTGCGACGTGAAGGACGTGCCGCTGGCGACGAACGTGGCGTCCGCGGAGCTGCTCGTCGAGGGGCTCTTGGACTGCGATTCTCTCGACTGA